Sequence from the Panicum virgatum strain AP13 chromosome 5N, P.virgatum_v5, whole genome shotgun sequence genome:
GCTCACCCACCCAACGGACGAAGGCATTAAATACCAACCACTCCACTGCAGGGTCCGGGtgagacggcgtcaggccgccatgccGCACAGCAGCTGTGACCGAAGTcacgtccgccaactccggtcactgctccgccatccccagCACTGTGTCGGCATTGTGGGAACCTGCGGCGTCCTGTGTAGACGTGACCGGCGCTGCTCCCGCCACTGTGCTGCCTACTTCGCGTACTTTCTCTGCTGTAGAACCCTCGatcggcatgggcacgaccctcgaacACGGTCCGAGCCTCGACCGGGGCAAGACCCctgcctgcaggaccctcggctcactgccacgccacgcctgaAGGACGGTACCCTCCACAGCGACCGCCACGACGCCCACATGAGCCATCAGGACGCTTGTCTGATCTCCGCAAAACCGAGGACATCGCCCAGGACAACTGCCACGTCCGGCGCCTTGCTCTCCAATGCGCTGCAGTGTACTTTCCACATTAGATATCCACTGCACACCCCTGATTCGGGaagaaaacgacgacttctgaTCCCCCCGTGGCATGTGCACCGCCattccttgtgtctataaaaggaggaggcgggcctcTCATTCGTTCAGATCACCACACGACGCACAACTCACCCCGCTCTCTAGAgcacgatattggcactcgcctcaatcacttagcagagacttgggggcttccctccctctctcgcctcgtttGTACTCCCCTACTACGGTCACTCAGGTACAAGATAATACAGCGCCCTCGCGCAcccctgctggacgtacggccccacggccagaaccaggataaacccgcgcgttactgtattgcctcttgcatcaaccatatAGGGTTAGGGACCACGCAACATCTTCACTAATTGGTGTCAGGCCGCCGGGTCTGGACACCGACAACACCGCACGCATGTGCGGGGTTGGTTCGTGACAGCTTGGTTTATTGTGGGGATGGGATGTGTCGAGAACTGAACCTGAACACCGTTCAAGTCATAGGCGCATGAGAGTGCCGGCCTCAGCATTTGGATGAGCTTCGCTGAACCTTGGTGATAAGGTACAAGAGCGATTTGGCAATGCTTCGCTTCTCTTCTCGTCTGTTCCTCAGAGCCTTCGAAGTCACTTATGTTACTGCCATTTAAAATTTATGCACCTATGTACTTCCATGTTGAACTCGCTGGAACCGGCGTGTTCTCATGCCATGCCATGAGCTACTGTGCTGATTCACTGTAGCAAAGGTTCTGCCCCATGCATGGCTGTACCGCGACTCCGGCACTTGCCTCTGTACCAATTCAACAGGGAAACTCCCTCACTTGCCTCTGTACCGATTTGATAGGAAGATGTATGAATAGGAATATGTATAGCGAGCTCAGTGAAAGCTATGTTCCATTTGTGACTGTATCAATGCCGTGCACTGAAGAATCCAAGAAGCAGCAAAGAAACATTATTCAAGGCCATGCGTTACCATCATGTGATGAGATGGTAGCAACACCATCTTTTTTCAAAGCAAGACGACCCGCAAGGACCTAGATGTGATTTTGTACCAAGAGTTGTTCATGATACTCTTCATAATACGGTTCGTATTTTTAGGAAAAGACAAGGCATGCAGCAGCGTGCAGTGCATGTTTTTTTCTATTGCTACTGTCTGCCATTtactgtatatatatatatgaactgTACTTAATTTCTTCCTGCTATATGGTAGGTACAGTGATTGAACTCTGAATGCTGCTTTCAGCTGTGATATGACTACAACTACGTTTTTCTAGTTTGTTTCTACTAATAATATTAAGGTATCTCCATCTCATTACTCAAACCACCTAGCGAACCACCCAAAATATATACCACGCCTCCCCCGTCTCTCTCCAAAGCTGAGATAAAAGCAATAGCAGATCGAGCTGCCCTCACAATCCACCGGTTGTGCAGAGCAGGCTGCAATGCCGCCTGCTAAGCTGTTGGGAATGGGATGCAACGGGAGTATGGATTTTGTGCCCACGTGGCAGCTGCTCACCAGAGCATGCAACCGTAGATCCTCTGTCTGCGCCGAGATGCGTGCGTTTCGTTAGGGGTGGTTTCCTTTAATACTGCAGCATTGAACAGTAACGACTGTATGTTGTACGGAGCACCTTTCAACTTTATTTTGAAACTTCACTGAACTTTTTGTTCCACTCAAAACGTTAGTGCTAAAACAGGGCAAAAAGTTGTTGTCCATCGTGGGGAAGTGCCCACTCACAATCTCGAAAAGCTGTTGAAGATTCAAATCGTGTATCAAACTATCAATTTGCTGGTGTCCATGGTGGCAAACCATTTGTGCATATATTTCCTCTTGCTAGAGCTGACCATCTCTTTTGTGTTTCTTCATGCATATGTAGACTCATTGCATCTTCCTGGAGTTTCCCATATCCTAAATCACAGAGTGAGGGTAAGACATAGTGAGCAATGGACAAGTTGCTCGAAGGTaggtatatattttttttctgtgcAGGCTCATTCGTTTTGGTGTTAACAATACAGGAAGAAGAGTGAAGAAATTGTGCATGTTTTGCATTTGCATCTGGTATAGTACAAACAAATGCACATTGGGCCgctgtttcttttttcttgccACCGGCCTGAAGAAAAATAATTCTAAAGTTCTTTCCACAGAGGCATATGACACCTGCCTTTATAGCTTGATTTTGTTGGATCAAAATCACTCCTACTACGGTCAACCACTCATCCATTACAAATGATTTCGTCCTAATTTGCAAAAGGTATATATGTTATAATTCAAAAGATCGGGTATCCTGGACCCGTGTGAGGTATTCTTCATTTCTTCGTCTAGCTGCCACATAGCGGCGGAGTACAGGATACTCCTTGGTCGGCACTACGTACTCGAAGTCAACAATGAGATTTGCCTCAGCATGTTCATTTGCCACTACGTTGAACTTGGGTGATGGATGCAGATGGAGCAGCTAGAGGTGCCTGGATGCAGATGGAGCAGCAGGGTAGAAAAAGAGGACGCTTGCTGGGGTTGTGGGAGGACAGTGACGGGTTGTGGGAGGACAGTGCGGGTGGTCACTTCCAGCGATGAGTGCTGGTAGTAACGTGCACCCTCTACTAGCGCACTGCCGCGTAGgtagggatgcaagtgggtacctAATGGTAATTTTTGGGTTAGCTAACTAATTACTATGGCATGCCATTTTTGTTCATTTTTTCCCAAATTATTTACGCATAATGTTATTCTAGTTTATTTTTTCAACTttttgggtcgacccaatgACCCAAAAACTATCTAGTTTGCATCCCTACGCGTAGGTCATGTCAAAGTCAAAACCACCATGTAATGGTAACCGCACTCTTAAGATAGAGGTTTTACTATTGAGCCACGCAATCGTCGTTACAAGTCATCCTTATTTTACACAAGTCACACTGCAAACTGGTGTGCACCTGCCCCAGTGTTCACCCAATACTTTCCCAGCTGGAGCCGAACGAACCCAACACAAATCTCAAGCAGCTTCGGGTCTCGTGGCTTCTTCGCAGTTCCCACTCGGCCGTGGCTGTGCATATATGTAGCTGCTGCTATCGACTTCGACGAGGTGGTGGGATTTAGTAGCGCGGCGACCACTGCTGGCTACACTCGCAGGTTGGCCAAAAGGCGGGAGAAACCTTCTGCAAATGGAGTTCAGTTTTTGTCAAGTATGATCATGCTGCCACGGAAATAATGCAGGCGTTCTTGACTGGCTAGGATAGCTGATGAATAGGCTGTTAATCATGTGCATGTGGTTGTTGTGAGGCATGATGAGGTAGCGATGGATCAACGAACCCATTTCATTCCCAAACCAACCAAACATTTAAAGACTCGGAAGGTGGTAGGTGATCCCATTACTCAAATCAAACATCCGACAATATATACCGCGCCTCGATCCCCCGTCTCTCCAAAGCTGAGAGAAAAGGAAGCAGATCGAGCTGCCTTCTCGGTCCTTGCGGTAGTGCAGAGCAGGCTAGCTACAATGCTGCATGCTGCTGGGAGTGGGATGCACTAGGAACTCGAGACCTCGAGTTGAAGGGACAAGCCAAACTAGTCATGCAGCTAATATACCAATTATTGCCTTCTGAGTTGTGAGCACTTTCCGCGCATCTTACACTCGCCAGTAAATAGCTAGCTACACTGGCTGagatggaaaaagaaaatgcaAATGAAGGTTCCTCTTCGGACTTGTAGATCGAGCTGTCCCGTTGGGTCATTGGGtgggaggctggccggccgaTTGGCAGATAGGAATGGGATGCATCGGGACTTCAGCGAAGTTCTTGCTGAGCTAAGTTGAGCTGAGCTGAGTTGAGTTGGGTAGTTTGTTGCTCTGTAGTTTTGTTCGCACTATTATAGTGTTCTCTTGACTTGTAGTCCGTTCGACAAAAGAACAAAGGGGTTGCGGCAATCAGTAGCAATGTAAACAGTGTTGAACTCAATATATGATCGTCCGAACCGAATCTCCTCCTCTAGTATATATTCACTCAGAAATAGGGCAAATGTGCCAGAGGAAATTGAATTGCAAGACGCATccggaagaacaagaagagcagtTCGAGCCCAAACATTTCATGTGTTCTTTTCAACACCAGAGATACGGATGGCAGCCGTCCAAACAACATACATGGATATGAGTAGCTCCACCAGAAAGAATTAATCCGTTCTTGTAAGGTTGCAGATAGCTGGCTGGCTATATATGCACTCACACTCGTCAAGTCTTAGTACTGAAGATTTGGACGGTTGAACCTCTTTAAGTGAGTGACCAAGAAAGCACAGAAACGAGATGCATATATAAAGTGCAAGCTAGACAGGAgggaaaaacgaagagaagaCATGGACGGCTTACTTCCACTCAGAATGATTGCGGGGTTGAAATGAAGCCGCGCCGGTCTGCACGTTCTTTAGGAAGATTTAGTAGGAATAAGATGCAACGAGAACCACAGAGCTACGAGTTGCACTTCATGAGGCTCATTTTGAACTCATATTGTTCAGGTCTTTTGCATATTTTGTGCTGCCAGCGATGTAACCATGACTCCTTGTTACCTGAGTGCCAGCGATGTATCCATGACTCCATGTTACCTGAGGAAGATGAATCGCAAGGGCATTCCGCATTGTGGATGGATTAGTTTTCTCATTGAAAACAATGAAATGGCAAGATGTACAAGTTAATACATTATCCAGGGGGCCATGGTAAAGATCAACTTTTCATAAGTAGCTGATGATCAGGTATTCTATATTTCTATGACAAGTTTAGAGGAAAACCAAGTTTTCAAGGCTTAGTCACCCACTCTCTCTAGGGCAAATGAAATAGTAACAAAATGAAAATATGAGAAATAGGATGAATACTGCAGAAACTGAACAAATGTGGGGGAAAGGGCACTGCTTTCTCGGCTCCAAGGCAGCACTATAATTTGTCTCAAAACAAAATTGACTATTGAGAGATAAATCTAGCTAGATGATATTACAACAACAATTTCATCTTTGATTTTATCAAGAGTAACTCCTCTTCAGACACCTTTTCCCAAACACCACCAACCAGTAATCTACCCTTCAAAGGGGAGGTCAATTCTGGCATATCTGAAATATCATATTCTGGTGATGATCTTGATATTTTCAGAATGCTTTCATCATCCAACTCATCAGACTGGGATTCAAACCTTTCAGAATGATCAACCTCCTCAAAATGTCCATGCTGTTCTAATGTGGCAACCTCCAGTCCATGATCCACAACATCTAAGGCAGGAAGAACAACACATGAACTAAATGAGCAGGGTATTGTTCCTATTGGACAGGGAGTCCATGACTTTGCAACAGACCATCTATTATGTTTCTCTGGTGTGCTTGTGTTGAATGGTCCTTCAGTGGTGCCAGTTTCTGTAAAGCATGCATTCTTCTGCCCCTTCAACTGCAACTTGAACATTTCCAGCATCTCTGTTGCCTTTTCAAGTGATCCCTGTTCATTGCATTCGGTTCTTGATTGTGGGAGGGAAGAAACTTTAGCAAACCTAGGCAAAGACAACACAGGAAGTTTCCTCAATTTCTCCTTCACACTGTTACTGTTGACCATCTCAATCAACAGCAGCGCTGCATCTATGATACATCTTTCACCTAGAGTGGATAGATTCAGTAACTTCCGTAGAAGTTTTGCGAGGCAAAAACGAGGAACTGCATTCTTGTCTGAAGAAAGTACTCCTATCTCATGAACAAGCCCAATGTAGCCTGAAACCTTGAGCTCTTTTATGCTCTTGACAAGCCATAGAACCAAGGAACATAGCCTTTTCACTTTAGATGGCCCAACTGGTTGAAAAGCGTAAGATTCACCTACAAATATAACAACCAATAAGGCCAGAAACAAGGGAGCACAAATTGTACTTTACAGGACTGAATGGAGAACTAACATCAAGTGTAGACAGCATATCAGGGTTGTTAAGCAATTCATAGGAAATACCAGACTAATTTCTGCAGAAAGCATTATGATACATTTCAAAGTACCTTTGTTTGTGAGTTCTTCCTTGGCTTCGATCATTTCAATTACTAACTTCAGTACACTAAGCAACAATCTTGGTTCTTTCTCTGAAAGTTTCATTATGATAGTTTTCATATCACTGTTTGATATTTGAGTGTCAGATGAGTGATAAACACCCAAACTATGAATTTCTTGCATGTCACTGCTTTCAGGGGACTCTGGAGCATCCAGTTGCATATGATCCAGTAGAATAGAGACAACCTCAAAGGGACAAGCATAGTATAGCCGTCGAGTGTACTTTATGGCTTTGATAATCAGTTTCTCAGAACCTGCAATTTAGAAGTAACACACAAATAGTGAGATGTCTTGGTTGTGACAATTTATTCCCTTGACAGCAATTTATATCCTTTGATAATGGCACTTTACTCATTTCTTATAAGTAGTAAATACTACTAAAGCAGAATTGACATGCACAGATGGTAGCAATCACACATTCCCAATAAGAATATAAAGAAAGTAGATGATGTGATTGTAATAAATAAATGAGGATGCTTAGCTATACAGTTATACAACTGTAAGAAAAGGTTCAGATTAATGGAAGAGATAagtaaattcaaaatttatcataAGGTGCATATAAAATTCATTAATCTTCCTTGCAAAGTGCAATGCATGTTGACCAAACCAAACCATATTGGAGAAGTCAGTTGAGAACTGTATTTCATGGACTGAATATCTATATTTCTAGATTTGCATATTCATGGAAAGTGGGTTCCATTTGTCTTTCCTTGAAGTTATGTTTTCGATGGAAAATTGTCCCTATGAGGTTTCTAATTACTataatgaaaaaaaatcaagtacAAATAATAATGAACTATCATCTCGAGATGTGGTAATGCATCTCTAACCAGGCCTACCAGAAGGTCCTACGGCACCAAACAAGATCAAGTGGCTGGCTCAATCACAGTTCTACCTATAAGCTGCTGATACTCACGTTTCCTTTTGGAACCTGATTTTGATTCTTTTGAATCATTCTCCTTCAGAAAGGAAGAAATCTCATGCAATCTTGACCTCAGTTCCACTTGAACATCAGGAATGGAATTAGTCTGGCGATCCCAGTAAATACACTTCAACCAATCAAATGCCTGAAAGTAATTTTATCTTATAAAGTAAAATATCATGACTAAGAAGTGAAGGAACAAATCGAATTTCCCAGAACTATCAAAATTATATGAGAACCACGAAACAGCACTTGGTAGCAAAGTGAAAGAACTATATGACAGGAAATCTCATAGACGATAGCAAACTCATTTTACCTTAATACTTGCCAGGCGTAACAGTCGCAGGGAGGGAAGGTTGCGATGGGAACTTTCTACATGCAGCATAAACAATCATCAGGACATAAATGACCATATGAAAATCAGTTAAAACAAGTAATCAAATATAACCAGATGTAAAAACTAAAAAGACACGAGAAACAAAATCTTCTAACCATGGCGAATGTCCACCAGAACTCGTGGTATTCCAACAGCCTCAGCTAGTTCAGATATTGAACGGCCAGTTTTCTTATGTTGATTCTCCACAAAACCATTTACAAGCCTGGcagtagaaaaaaaaaaggagagaataAATGTTTGTTGTACTTTGTCGAAGTTTAACTCtggaaaataaaac
This genomic interval carries:
- the LOC120673299 gene encoding uncharacterized protein LOC120673299, giving the protein MAAAEVAPVPEASGFYAGAGGLSTGRKLVPWSSWAEWSFVRDGLFSPFPAAALRRIAAWRSRGSVVIPVDVTAAFVEIRLRDPFFRSGLAGDDAMESEEMLVMLYSMAIMRLVNGFVENQHKKTGRSISELAEAVGIPRVLVDIRHESSHRNLPSLRLLRLASIKAFDWLKCIYWDRQTNSIPDVQVELRSRLHEISSFLKENDSKESKSGSKRKRSEKLIIKAIKYTRRLYYACPFEVVSILLDHMQLDAPESPESSDMQEIHSLGVYHSSDTQISNSDMKTIIMKLSEKEPRLLLSVLKLVIEMIEAKEELTNKGESYAFQPVGPSKVKRLCSLVLWLVKSIKELKVSGYIGLVHEIGVLSSDKNAVPRFCLAKLLRKLLNLSTLGERCIIDAALLLIEMVNSNSVKEKLRKLPVLSLPRFAKVSSLPQSRTECNEQGSLEKATEMLEMFKLQLKGQKNACFTETGTTEGPFNTSTPEKHNRWSVAKSWTPCPIGTIPCSFSSCVVLPALDVVDHGLEVATLEQHGHFEEVDHSERFESQSDELDDESILKISRSSPEYDISDMPELTSPLKGRLLVGGVWEKVSEEELLLIKSKMKLLL